Proteins from a genomic interval of Chroococcidiopsis thermalis PCC 7203:
- a CDS encoding pilus assembly FimT family protein: MNRKISCVSQSIVGFTLIETLLVTVIIGILAAIMVPSWVAFINTRQLNAAQEKLYLALREAQNNAKRDKVTWQVSFRENNSTVQWAVHPASATVASLSWQKLEPVIRIVDTDINASDPNGTRFDYDSTNNLWKMQFGYKGNTHGQIGRITLATRNGGQAKRCVFVSTLLGAMRIAQDGDCVN, translated from the coding sequence ATGAACAGAAAAATATCTTGTGTCAGCCAATCAATAGTAGGTTTTACACTAATAGAAACGCTTCTAGTTACCGTCATAATTGGAATTTTAGCAGCAATTATGGTTCCAAGTTGGGTGGCATTTATTAATACTCGTCAACTCAATGCTGCCCAAGAAAAATTGTATCTCGCTTTGCGCGAAGCTCAAAACAATGCTAAACGGGATAAAGTGACTTGGCAAGTTAGCTTTCGCGAGAATAATAGTACTGTACAGTGGGCTGTTCACCCAGCAAGTGCTACTGTTGCTTCACTAAGTTGGCAAAAATTAGAGCCAGTAATTCGCATAGTCGATACAGATATTAACGCTAGCGATCCTAATGGAACAAGATTTGATTATGACAGTACTAACAATTTATGGAAGATGCAATTTGGTTATAAAGGTAATACTCATGGTCAGATAGGACGGATCACACTAGCAACTCGTAACGGAGGTCAAGCAAAGCGTTGTGTCTTTGTTTCTACCCTTCTAGGAGCTATGAGGATTGCTCAAGATGGAGACTGCGTGAATTAA
- a CDS encoding prepilin-type N-terminal cleavage/methylation domain-containing protein: MSLHSFEFLINSFQLNLKKSKTSGFTLTELLVSLIMAGIIISSTLSLVINLLDTDRQESASNATQSEMQMALNYIASDLKEAVYVYDDAAKIKDYIPNFDTSIKPILAFWKPEAIDPDGSASLKPPADCTGFTDNTTTKVFKKTECDILLLRRNTYTLVVYLQAKNPANDDKWKGKSRIIRYQLRKYSDMANLTKTTGYIDPVQDKTNFKIWPKDSADNNLQSTTRPAVDTNDVLVDFVDDPDNGNIPDCPDNTKYNCYGTTPNPPSKSFFTYVRKEENQFGFNQDTFIFLRGNPVGRPGIFSNNQFLPTLQTQVLVNGVIDKVPNQ; this comes from the coding sequence ATGAGTTTACATTCTTTTGAGTTCTTAATCAATTCTTTTCAACTCAATCTTAAAAAGTCTAAAACTTCAGGTTTCACCCTGACAGAACTTTTGGTATCTCTTATCATGGCTGGAATTATTATCTCAAGTACTCTATCTCTAGTCATTAATCTTTTAGATACAGATAGGCAAGAATCTGCTAGTAATGCCACTCAATCAGAAATGCAAATGGCATTGAATTACATTGCCTCAGATTTAAAAGAAGCAGTCTATGTGTATGATGATGCTGCAAAAATTAAAGATTACATACCTAACTTTGATACATCTATAAAGCCAATTCTAGCTTTTTGGAAACCAGAAGCTATCGATCCAGACGGTAGTGCAAGTTTAAAGCCTCCTGCTGATTGTACGGGGTTTACAGATAATACTACAACCAAGGTTTTCAAAAAAACTGAGTGCGATATTCTTTTGCTTAGACGTAATACATATACTCTAGTCGTTTATCTACAAGCAAAAAATCCAGCTAACGATGATAAGTGGAAAGGTAAATCTAGAATTATACGTTATCAGTTACGTAAATATAGTGATATGGCTAATTTAACCAAAACCACAGGGTATATAGATCCTGTGCAAGATAAAACTAATTTCAAGATTTGGCCCAAAGATTCAGCAGACAATAATCTTCAGAGTACTACTCGACCTGCCGTAGATACAAATGATGTTTTAGTTGACTTTGTTGACGATCCTGATAATGGAAATATTCCTGACTGTCCAGATAATACTAAGTACAACTGTTATGGGACTACACCGAATCCTCCAAGTAAAAGCTTTTTTACTTATGTGAGAAAGGAGGAGAATCAATTTGGATTTAATCAAGATACATTTATTTTCTTAAGAGGAAATCCTGTAGGCAGACCGGGAATTTTTAGTAATAATCAATTTTTACCTACTCTACAAACCCAAGTTTTAGTTAATGGAGTGATTGATAAAGTGCCTAATCAATAA
- a CDS encoding prepilin-type N-terminal cleavage/methylation domain-containing protein, with translation MISAERRKYTKRINSDRNTLMLAIFCQSKRSPQNGLTILECLVAILVVSIVLAAMAPPILLAAATRLRNQRVEQAMQLAQAEIDRTRLIVERGNYTNPDLPLQSDSTSGITATSVPTSCVTNRSDIDQITKGLAIDVNKDGTNDFVVQSFRDEGKTANSKLINFQMSVRVYSFRAFENCSTAPTPALNNTPASLTLTTGEQSISPLSVLNVQIARGDLKESFEKYKEALTLSP, from the coding sequence GTGATATCTGCTGAAAGGCGCAAATATACAAAGCGGATAAATAGCGATCGCAATACATTGATGCTAGCAATTTTTTGCCAAAGCAAGCGATCGCCTCAAAATGGATTAACCATATTGGAGTGCTTAGTAGCAATCTTAGTAGTTAGTATAGTTCTCGCAGCGATGGCTCCACCGATTCTTTTGGCGGCGGCTACTCGTTTACGAAATCAACGGGTAGAACAAGCTATGCAGTTAGCCCAAGCTGAGATTGACAGAACTCGGTTAATAGTAGAACGAGGGAATTACACAAATCCAGATTTACCTTTGCAAAGTGACAGTACAAGTGGTATTACTGCAACCTCTGTTCCAACTAGCTGTGTCACTAATAGATCTGATATAGATCAAATAACTAAAGGATTAGCTATAGATGTAAATAAAGATGGTACGAACGACTTTGTAGTTCAATCCTTCCGAGATGAAGGGAAAACTGCCAACAGTAAGCTTATTAATTTCCAAATGAGTGTTAGGGTGTATAGCTTTCGAGCCTTTGAAAACTGCTCGACTGCGCCAACACCAGCTTTAAATAATACTCCTGCCTCCTTAACTTTAACAACAGGAGAGCAGAGTATTAGTCCTCTTTCTGTCCTTAATGTCCAGATTGCTAGAGGCGACTTAAAAGAGTCTTTTGAAAAGTATAAAGAGGCACTAACTTTATCTCCTTAG
- the hpsA gene encoding hormogonium polysaccharide biosynthesis protein HpsA produces MSTRKRHRAKQNIFRQIWKLTSAIPKWLISWFLRTLLVIGRKPRFAKSGFVLPTTALLLIILALVVGSLIFRSFSRTNQVLAAREQKVIYNAATPAIDRAKAKLEYLFKQDDRLPGGVPSSAVLSSMMLNDGLNGVAANSTKHPYTFPDEKRLDIDHDGKLDNIWAFPVDSSGSKIGDTTTVYSILSATESGTGTSAVTIDKSTDAQKAATLVVRNAPLSSFQNSLSGCKTDSRTPENGWYQLNSATLRKNFQVDAFVINNKTSAKTVTTLELQQDRQVDKGNKWGVWFRNDLEIFPYPTFNFNGAMHTEGNLIVGGDDNKVIGYMISSHNSCLYNQDASKITVAKQANFQGEIISGNVRDDQFKNESYFHLFNGLGNAPTRNENINKLNKDTDSITPNDDNLVSKIALDPVALFTRNESKHRDSSGWSRDGDWENRELVKRRRIFNDISPQPYVDDTYRADNRYGPKPKYSELLEIPSGKKVGDEITSVTELTENAPPSGSDKFGFDGYWERRARANGLRLIVGERLDLGNTYGWEGTNDPLYPPSSTAITHETRQRRTLRDNLAAVQATAVYHYENGNSGYFPVACLATTAHPGTNQTIDNSTNFTLRNFFIGRGTNGWEYAPPTTNETTFADNIASSKPLGKALRNLAYFAGDPDGAFPPKQETSGSIVHPYSYLAMWGDFSNLRRVIKKLDVDSIKYADLSIADKTYLQTASCSMGMLAHNIKDAEDITTKLIADGKNVVSLGEHIWQGFVGKGSGTIDLSQSFCDASTKKCKLPNPELLLAGLKDDEKQQLMSFNTSRQIARDRKYGFLSPATSSSTFSFKDGSKDYIFDFSPECNPTDTSYIFKAAFSGGGGGLDPKKAGMSMVCEVVTKYPSLYYLFPTVDHDHDGNNDTATGGVDHRQPTSEKYIDDAYIKGTSVNGSYTYKALNNTDIANMAIAPKTTTWVLPKTTTAPTAPNVGNQVTDPDGNTVYVPFLDTALSNGREMMSVRVLNVDLDLLRSNKVVNDTWLPVKDGIVYAFREDAVREDSIARPASKDWSTYKDDPTNADYRMKANTPQDPPVNADNGISSKPVDYYPDPDRRPYGFRLRNGRNLKRNATGISASDNINGLTFVSDNPVYVQGDFNLHSTDGTISNLLEEFTEKLGSDWTTNPNFYTGRSTVDSKFADATQDTWRATEILADAITILSNNFIDGSIEDAFTKAIEPGLNTTNTSYQNQNRPNYNSTKLTNLNYWIREEPYKPTTVSTLGESPVKLNRDGYPLYCKVNTIPCPTSNVEAYDGTPTTETFRAFSRTERKKELVKAAETRVNSILISGLVPSQAKQSYGGLHNFPRFLEYWRTEIDAGTFIPLHISGSFLQLNFSTSATGPFDQDAWEPNSTPSSDEHMRYYEPPARRWGYDVGLQYAPAGAAARRFVTLNNTRSEFYRELPVDDPYIKNLRCTKLGTQQIDSSASCS; encoded by the coding sequence ATGTCAACTCGCAAGCGCCACAGAGCTAAACAGAATATATTTAGACAAATCTGGAAGCTAACTAGTGCCATTCCCAAATGGTTAATTAGTTGGTTTCTACGTACTTTATTAGTAATTGGTAGAAAACCTCGCTTTGCTAAATCTGGCTTTGTATTACCTACTACAGCATTATTATTAATAATTCTTGCTTTAGTAGTTGGCAGTTTAATATTTCGCAGTTTTAGCCGGACAAATCAAGTTCTAGCTGCACGCGAACAAAAAGTAATTTACAACGCTGCTACGCCTGCTATTGACCGAGCTAAAGCAAAATTGGAGTACCTCTTCAAGCAGGACGATCGCTTGCCTGGTGGAGTACCCTCAAGTGCTGTGCTGTCCAGCATGATGCTTAATGATGGTCTTAATGGTGTGGCTGCGAATTCTACTAAACACCCATATACATTTCCTGATGAGAAACGCCTTGACATAGATCATGATGGCAAGCTGGACAATATTTGGGCTTTTCCGGTTGATAGCAGTGGAAGCAAAATCGGAGACACCACAACTGTTTACTCTATTCTGTCAGCAACTGAAAGTGGCACGGGAACTAGTGCTGTAACTATTGACAAAAGTACAGATGCACAAAAAGCTGCTACACTTGTTGTCCGCAATGCTCCACTTAGCAGCTTTCAAAATAGCTTATCTGGCTGTAAGACAGATAGTAGAACGCCCGAAAATGGTTGGTATCAACTCAACAGTGCTACTTTGCGTAAAAATTTTCAGGTTGATGCCTTTGTCATTAATAACAAGACATCAGCTAAAACTGTTACTACTCTTGAGCTACAACAAGATAGACAAGTTGACAAGGGTAACAAATGGGGAGTTTGGTTCCGTAACGATTTAGAAATTTTTCCTTATCCCACCTTTAATTTTAATGGAGCTATGCATACAGAGGGCAACCTCATTGTTGGCGGAGATGACAACAAAGTTATTGGTTACATGATCAGTTCCCACAACTCTTGCTTATATAATCAGGATGCTTCTAAAATTACTGTTGCTAAACAAGCAAACTTTCAGGGAGAAATTATCTCTGGGAATGTAAGAGATGACCAGTTTAAGAACGAATCGTATTTTCATTTATTTAATGGCTTGGGTAATGCACCAACCCGCAATGAAAACATTAATAAGCTAAACAAAGATACAGACTCCATAACACCTAATGATGATAATCTAGTTTCAAAAATCGCCCTCGATCCAGTAGCTCTTTTCACTAGAAATGAATCTAAACATCGAGACAGTAGCGGATGGTCAAGAGATGGCGATTGGGAAAATAGGGAATTAGTCAAGAGACGGCGTATTTTCAATGACATATCGCCTCAACCCTATGTTGATGATACTTATCGAGCTGATAACCGCTATGGACCAAAACCCAAATATAGTGAGTTATTAGAAATACCAAGTGGAAAAAAAGTCGGAGACGAAATCACTAGTGTAACAGAACTTACGGAAAACGCTCCCCCCAGCGGTTCAGATAAATTTGGATTTGACGGTTACTGGGAGCGCAGAGCGCGTGCAAATGGTTTGCGCCTCATAGTAGGAGAGAGGCTAGATTTGGGTAATACTTATGGCTGGGAAGGGACAAACGATCCTCTTTATCCTCCCTCTAGTACAGCGATTACTCATGAAACTCGTCAGCGGAGAACATTACGAGACAACTTAGCAGCAGTTCAAGCTACGGCTGTCTATCACTATGAAAACGGTAATAGTGGGTATTTTCCTGTTGCTTGTTTGGCAACTACCGCTCATCCAGGAACTAATCAGACCATAGACAATAGTACTAATTTTACGCTTCGCAACTTTTTCATCGGTAGAGGTACTAATGGATGGGAGTACGCTCCACCTACTACAAATGAAACAACTTTTGCCGACAATATTGCTAGTAGCAAACCTTTAGGTAAAGCACTAAGAAATCTTGCTTATTTTGCAGGAGATCCAGATGGTGCTTTTCCACCTAAACAAGAAACATCAGGTTCTATCGTACATCCCTATTCCTACTTAGCGATGTGGGGAGATTTTTCTAATCTCCGGCGAGTTATCAAAAAGCTAGATGTAGATAGTATTAAATATGCAGATTTAAGTATTGCAGATAAAACTTATCTACAAACTGCTAGTTGCTCTATGGGGATGCTAGCTCATAATATTAAAGATGCCGAAGATATTACTACCAAGTTGATAGCGGATGGCAAAAACGTTGTTTCGTTAGGCGAACATATCTGGCAAGGTTTTGTAGGTAAAGGAAGTGGAACTATAGATTTAAGTCAGTCATTTTGTGACGCTAGCACTAAAAAATGCAAACTTCCAAATCCAGAACTTTTGCTTGCAGGACTAAAAGATGATGAAAAGCAGCAATTAATGAGTTTTAATACTTCACGACAAATTGCTAGAGATCGAAAATATGGTTTTCTATCACCCGCAACTTCTAGTAGTACGTTCAGCTTTAAAGATGGTAGTAAAGATTATATATTTGACTTTTCTCCTGAGTGCAATCCTACCGATACAAGTTACATTTTTAAAGCAGCTTTTTCAGGTGGAGGTGGAGGATTAGATCCAAAAAAAGCAGGAATGTCAATGGTTTGCGAGGTTGTAACTAAATACCCCTCTCTTTACTATCTATTCCCAACAGTCGATCACGATCACGATGGTAACAACGACACGGCTACTGGTGGTGTAGATCACAGGCAGCCTACCTCTGAAAAATATATAGATGACGCTTATATCAAAGGTACTAGTGTTAACGGTAGCTATACCTACAAAGCACTTAATAACACAGATATTGCAAATATGGCGATCGCACCTAAAACTACAACTTGGGTGTTACCAAAAACTACTACAGCACCTACAGCACCTAATGTAGGAAATCAGGTAACTGATCCAGATGGTAACACGGTATATGTTCCTTTCCTCGACACTGCTCTCTCCAATGGTCGGGAAATGATGAGCGTACGGGTTCTTAACGTTGATTTGGATCTGCTGCGTAGCAATAAAGTTGTAAACGATACTTGGCTACCTGTTAAGGATGGGATTGTCTACGCTTTTCGTGAAGATGCAGTAAGAGAGGACAGTATTGCTAGACCAGCATCTAAAGATTGGTCTACCTATAAAGACGATCCCACTAATGCTGACTACCGCATGAAAGCCAACACTCCCCAAGATCCTCCTGTTAATGCTGACAATGGTATTAGCTCCAAACCCGTTGACTACTATCCTGACCCAGACCGCCGCCCTTATGGTTTCCGCTTGAGAAATGGACGCAATTTGAAACGTAATGCTACGGGTATTTCAGCTAGTGACAACATTAACGGTTTGACCTTCGTTTCAGATAATCCTGTCTACGTTCAGGGAGATTTCAATCTGCACAGTACTGATGGTACAATTAGCAATTTACTTGAAGAATTTACTGAAAAACTTGGAAGCGATTGGACGACGAATCCTAACTTTTATACTGGGCGCTCAACCGTTGATTCAAAATTTGCCGATGCCACACAAGATACTTGGCGAGCTACAGAAATTCTTGCTGACGCAATCACCATTCTTTCCAATAATTTCATTGATGGCAGCATAGAGGATGCTTTTACTAAAGCGATAGAACCAGGACTTAACACGACAAATACATCTTACCAAAACCAAAATCGTCCTAATTACAACTCTACTAAGCTTACTAATTTAAATTATTGGATTCGAGAGGAGCCTTATAAACCAACAACAGTTTCTACCTTAGGAGAATCTCCGGTCAAACTAAATAGAGATGGCTACCCGCTCTATTGCAAAGTTAATACCATTCCTTGTCCAACAAGCAATGTGGAAGCTTACGATGGAACTCCAACCACGGAAACTTTTCGTGCATTCTCAAGAACAGAAAGAAAAAAAGAATTGGTAAAGGCAGCAGAAACTAGAGTCAATTCTATTTTGATTAGCGGTCTTGTTCCTTCACAAGCAAAACAGTCTTACGGAGGACTCCACAACTTCCCAAGATTCCTTGAGTATTGGAGAACCGAGATTGATGCAGGAACTTTTATTCCTTTACATATTTCTGGCTCTTTTCTTCAGTTGAATTTTAGTACCTCAGCTACTGGACCTTTTGACCAAGACGCTTGGGAACCAAATTCAACACCTAGTAGTGATGAACATATGCGATACTACGAACCGCCTGCTCGTCGCTGGGGATATGATGTAGGACTGCAATACGCACCAGCAGGAGCTGCGGCGCGACGATTTGTGACTCTTAACAATACCCGTAGCGAGTTCTACCGAGAGTTACCTGTAGACGACCCCTACATTAAGAACTTGCGCTGTACCAAGCTAGGGACACAGCAAATCGACTCCAGTGCTAGCTGCTCGTAA
- a CDS encoding DUF4351 domain-containing protein — MPGRQEGELAAVLKRLTWRLGAVEAKVRSRLQQLASTQLEELANLTFRVVNLILAIRDRPTFNQIQVTVVLLKFLNL, encoded by the coding sequence TTGCCAGGAAGGCAAGAAGGAGAGTTAGCAGCCGTTTTGAAAAGACTCACATGGCGATTGGGTGCAGTTGAAGCAAAGGTGCGATCGCGCCTTCAGCAGCTTGCTAGCACCCAGTTAGAAGAATTAGCAAATTTAACTTTTAGAGTTGTAAATTTAATTTTGGCAATTCGCGATCGCCCTACCTTCAATCAAATTCAAGTCACCGTAGTTTTACTTAAATTTTTAAATTTATAA
- a CDS encoding type II toxin-antitoxin system VapC family toxin: MYLLDTNICVALLKHNIFAIKQFNAKASLCYLPTIVVAELYKGVYCSQRVQQNLTILEQFLNLMPVIEFDRSAAEEFGKIQAELRTIGIPTGEIDAIIAAIARSRQDILVTDNTRHFINISGLQQENWLEP; the protein is encoded by the coding sequence GTGTATTTGTTAGATACAAATATTTGTGTAGCTTTACTCAAACACAATATTTTTGCTATCAAACAATTTAATGCCAAAGCAAGTCTTTGCTATCTTCCCACAATTGTAGTAGCTGAATTGTATAAAGGAGTCTACTGTTCTCAACGGGTACAGCAAAACTTAACTATACTAGAGCAATTTCTGAACTTGATGCCAGTTATTGAGTTTGACCGGAGTGCAGCTGAAGAATTTGGCAAGATTCAAGCTGAGTTAAGAACAATTGGTATACCAACAGGAGAAATAGATGCAATAATTGCTGCGATCGCCCGTTCTCGACAAGATATTCTTGTAACCGATAACACGCGCCACTTTATCAATATTTCAGGCTTGCAACAAGAGAACTGGCTTGAACCTTGA
- the hoxU gene encoding bidirectional hydrogenase complex protein HoxU produces the protein MAVKTLTINDQLISALEEQTILEAARDAGIHIPTLCYLEGVSEVGACRLCLVEIAGSHKLQPACVAKVAEGMEVKTHTPRLQNYRRTIVEMLFAEGNHICSVCVANGNCELQDLAIEMGMEHVRLEYHFPDRQVDVSHDRYGIDHNRCVLCTRCIRVCDEIEGAHTWDMAGRGTNSHVITDLSQPWGTSQTCTSCGKCVNACPTGALFYQGSSVGEMKRDRAKLEFLVTAREKQQWQI, from the coding sequence ATGGCAGTCAAAACTTTAACAATTAACGACCAACTCATCAGCGCCCTTGAGGAGCAAACCATATTGGAGGCAGCAAGGGATGCGGGAATTCATATTCCGACACTTTGCTATTTAGAAGGAGTTTCAGAGGTTGGTGCTTGTCGGCTTTGCTTGGTAGAAATTGCTGGCAGTCATAAACTGCAACCCGCTTGTGTAGCGAAAGTTGCGGAGGGGATGGAAGTGAAAACTCATACCCCAAGGTTGCAGAATTATCGTCGCACGATTGTCGAAATGTTGTTTGCAGAAGGCAATCATATTTGCTCGGTTTGCGTGGCGAATGGTAACTGTGAATTGCAAGACTTGGCGATTGAAATGGGTATGGAACACGTCCGATTAGAATATCATTTTCCCGATCGCCAAGTTGATGTGTCTCACGATCGCTATGGCATTGACCATAACCGTTGCGTTCTCTGCACTCGTTGTATTCGAGTCTGCGATGAAATCGAAGGGGCGCATACTTGGGATATGGCAGGTAGAGGCACAAACTCGCACGTCATTACCGATTTGAGTCAACCTTGGGGAACGTCACAAACTTGTACTTCCTGCGGTAAGTGTGTGAATGCTTGTCCCACAGGGGCGCTTTTCTACCAAGGTTCGAGTGTAGGGGAAATGAAACGCGATCGCGCCAAATTGGAATTTCTGGTGACAGCACGGGAGAAACAGCAATGGCAGATTTAG
- the nuoF gene encoding NADH-quinone oxidoreductase subunit NuoF: MDLTQLQEIAQHERAAQKPIQIRCCVAAGCLSADSLAVKQRLERVVAETGLGDKVQVCGVGCMRLCSQGPLVQVAESTLYEKVTPKDAPAIVATIDTDGEMFHETSLHETSLQRGDLTQPFFTQQMPIVLENSGKVDPERIESYIAAEGYRGLYHVLHEMQPNEVVEAIAQSGLRGRGGAGYPTGLKWATVAKAKGERKYVICNADEGDPGAFMDRSVLESDPHRVLEGMAIAAYAIGANQGYIYVRAEYPTAISRLQIAIRQAQRLGLLGSQIFDSPFDFKIDIRIGAGAYVCGEETALMASIEGKRGLPSPRPPYPAESGLWKNPTLINNVETFANIAPIIRKGADWFASIGTAKSKGTKVFALAGKIRNTGLIEVPMGTTLQQIVEQMGGGVPGGGVAKAVQTGGPSGGCIPASAFDTPVDYESLAQLGSMMGSGGMIVMDESTNMVDVARFFMEFCMDESCGKCIPCRVGTVQLHRLLTKIRQGEASLTDLELLEELCDMVKNTSLCGLGQSAPNPVLSTLRYFRDEYLTLVDGSASRYCDLKAR, translated from the coding sequence ATGGATTTAACCCAATTACAGGAGATTGCCCAACACGAACGCGCCGCTCAAAAACCGATACAGATTCGTTGTTGCGTAGCTGCGGGGTGTCTATCTGCTGATTCCCTAGCTGTGAAACAAAGGCTTGAACGAGTAGTGGCAGAGACGGGTTTAGGGGATAAAGTGCAGGTTTGTGGTGTTGGTTGTATGCGCTTGTGCAGTCAAGGACCGTTAGTACAGGTCGCAGAAAGCACGCTTTACGAAAAAGTCACTCCTAAAGATGCACCCGCGATCGTTGCCACGATAGATACAGATGGAGAGATGTTTCATGAAACGTCTCTCCATGAAACGTCTCTACAACGTGGCGATTTGACCCAGCCGTTTTTTACTCAACAAATGCCAATTGTTTTAGAAAATAGCGGTAAGGTCGATCCAGAACGGATTGAATCTTATATTGCGGCAGAAGGGTATCGGGGGCTTTACCACGTTTTGCACGAGATGCAGCCGAACGAGGTGGTAGAGGCGATCGCCCAAAGTGGTTTGCGGGGACGTGGTGGTGCTGGTTATCCCACGGGTTTGAAATGGGCAACGGTAGCTAAGGCAAAGGGAGAACGCAAGTATGTTATCTGCAACGCTGATGAGGGCGATCCTGGCGCATTTATGGATCGCAGCGTCTTGGAAAGCGACCCGCATCGGGTGCTGGAAGGAATGGCGATCGCGGCGTATGCGATCGGGGCAAACCAAGGCTACATCTACGTTCGAGCTGAATATCCTACTGCCATTAGCCGCCTCCAAATTGCCATTCGTCAAGCCCAACGCCTCGGTTTGTTAGGCAGTCAAATCTTTGATTCACCTTTTGATTTCAAAATTGATATTCGCATTGGTGCGGGTGCTTATGTCTGTGGCGAAGAAACCGCATTAATGGCATCGATCGAAGGCAAGCGGGGTTTACCCAGTCCTCGTCCGCCTTATCCAGCTGAATCTGGTTTGTGGAAAAATCCGACTCTAATTAACAACGTCGAAACTTTTGCTAATATCGCGCCGATTATTCGTAAAGGTGCTGACTGGTTTGCCAGTATTGGTACAGCAAAAAGTAAAGGTACAAAGGTCTTCGCTTTAGCAGGCAAAATTCGCAATACGGGTTTGATTGAAGTCCCGATGGGAACGACTTTACAACAAATCGTCGAGCAAATGGGCGGCGGCGTACCCGGTGGCGGGGTGGCTAAAGCCGTGCAAACTGGTGGACCTTCAGGCGGGTGCATCCCAGCTTCAGCTTTTGATACGCCTGTAGACTACGAATCGCTGGCTCAACTTGGTTCGATGATGGGTTCTGGTGGCATGATTGTCATGGATGAATCGACCAACATGGTAGATGTTGCCCGCTTTTTTATGGAATTTTGCATGGATGAGTCTTGCGGTAAATGTATTCCTTGTCGTGTCGGGACTGTACAGTTACATCGTTTATTAACCAAGATTCGGCAAGGTGAGGCATCATTAACCGATTTGGAACTGTTGGAAGAACTGTGTGACATGGTGAAAAATACCAGTTTGTGCGGTCTGGGTCAATCTGCACCTAATCCAGTACTTAGCACTTTGCGTTATTTCCGAGATGAGTATTTGACTTTGGTTGATGGCAGCGCCAGTAGATACTGCGATTTAAAGGCAAGGTAG
- the hoxE gene encoding bidirectional hydrogenase complex protein HoxE — translation MHSHPPAKVQDRATVTTHPSGDKRFKLLDVTIKRHQARQDALIEILHKAQELFGYLEDDVLLYVSRSLKLPPSRVYGVATFYHLFSLAPQGVHTCTVCTGTACYVKGAAQILAAVEQNVKIRAGETTADKQLSLLTARCLGACGIAPAVVFDGTVCGHQTAESTCDRLKEWLEGR, via the coding sequence ATGCATTCTCATCCCCCAGCAAAAGTGCAAGATCGAGCTACCGTCACGACTCATCCCAGTGGTGATAAGCGTTTTAAGCTTCTAGATGTCACGATTAAGCGACATCAGGCTCGACAAGATGCACTGATCGAGATCTTACACAAAGCACAGGAGCTTTTCGGTTATCTGGAAGATGACGTTCTGCTGTACGTTAGTCGCAGCTTGAAATTGCCTCCCAGTCGCGTTTATGGGGTGGCAACTTTCTATCACTTGTTTTCTCTTGCACCCCAAGGAGTTCACACTTGTACGGTTTGTACTGGAACTGCTTGTTATGTTAAGGGTGCAGCACAAATCTTGGCAGCAGTCGAGCAGAACGTTAAGATTCGTGCTGGTGAGACGACGGCAGATAAACAACTTTCTTTACTGACAGCCCGTTGTCTGGGTGCGTGTGGTATCGCTCCTGCAGTTGTATTTGACGGGACTGTGTGCGGGCATCAAACGGCAGAGTCAACTTGCGATCGCCTGAAAGAATGGCTGGAAGGCAGGTAG
- a CDS encoding DUF2949 domain-containing protein, with product MKQEMNASHQEQLLDFLQEKLAISPKAIAMVLRLNEQNPGPLPMLLWQYGLISLEQLEQIFDWMAS from the coding sequence ATGAAACAAGAGATGAACGCGAGCCACCAAGAGCAACTGCTCGACTTCTTACAAGAAAAATTGGCAATTTCACCCAAGGCGATCGCGATGGTATTGCGGCTGAACGAGCAGAATCCCGGTCCCTTACCCATGCTGCTGTGGCAGTACGGTCTAATTTCTCTGGAGCAGTTAGAGCAGATTTTTGACTGGATGGCAAGCTAA